One genomic segment of Paraburkholderia hospita includes these proteins:
- a CDS encoding cupin domain-containing protein: MNTRSFIGTACAAIAIFSCFSASAQGTGETVTPNFNRAIPNVPGKSLVAVVVDYAPGGASPPHVHAPSAFIYGYVVSGSIESQVNDAPARVYHAGESFYELPGARHRISRNGSKTQPAKLLAVFIVDSDDHTLTTPVKHGE, translated from the coding sequence ATGAATACACGATCCTTCATTGGCACAGCCTGCGCCGCTATTGCCATCTTTTCCTGCTTTTCGGCTTCCGCACAAGGTACTGGGGAAACAGTCACGCCGAATTTCAACCGGGCCATACCGAACGTCCCCGGCAAGTCGCTCGTCGCTGTCGTCGTCGACTATGCGCCGGGGGGAGCTTCTCCGCCCCACGTACACGCTCCATCGGCGTTTATCTACGGCTACGTCGTCTCGGGCTCGATCGAGTCGCAAGTGAACGATGCGCCCGCTCGCGTTTATCACGCAGGCGAGAGCTTCTATGAACTGCCCGGCGCTCGTCATCGCATCAGCCGCAATGGCAGCAAGACACAGCCCGCAAAGCTGCTTGCCGTGTTCATCGTCGATAGTGACGATCACACCTTGACCACACCCGTTAAACATGGAGAGTGA
- a CDS encoding acyl CoA:acetate/3-ketoacid CoA transferase has protein sequence MRSSKVVSLAHAASLINDDDVVTVSSSSGLGCPDAMLAAIGARFEAENHPRNLTMLHPIAAGDMYGIKGIDHIAKKGLIHTVIAGSFPSGPSSLPMPDIWHLITDNDIRAYNLPSGVMFDMHREVAAKRPGVLTKVGLDTYVDPERQGGAMNAQAAEHPIVEKVTFAGDEWLHYKNFVPRVAIVRATTADERGNLSFEHEGALLGGRDQALAVRNNGGIVIAQVKRVVKVGSLHTQQVHIPCNLVDYVVVDAEQKQTTQIEYDPEISGEIKLPESAFAFAEWHADKVIARRAAMELAQNDAVNLGFGISANVPRILLEEGYRDDVTWVIEQGAVGGVPLLGFAFGCSGNADAIMPSPSQFVYFQGGGFDVSLLSFLQVDRFGNVNVSKLPSKPYLTAGCGGFIDITTHAKRVVFSGYFTAGAKIEVGDGRLKIVKEGKKKFIADVDHVTFSGRMGRQRNQQALYVTERCVIQLSDKGLEVIEIAPGIDLQKDVLDQCDIELAVSPALKTMDASIFTDAPFGLKLKEARHG, from the coding sequence GTGCGTTCCAGCAAGGTTGTTTCATTGGCCCACGCGGCGAGCCTGATCAACGATGACGATGTCGTCACCGTCAGTTCGTCGAGCGGCCTGGGTTGTCCCGATGCAATGCTCGCTGCTATCGGCGCCCGCTTCGAGGCGGAAAACCATCCGCGCAATCTGACGATGCTGCACCCGATCGCCGCTGGCGATATGTACGGCATCAAGGGCATCGATCACATCGCGAAGAAAGGGCTGATTCATACGGTCATCGCCGGGTCGTTTCCGAGCGGTCCATCGAGCCTGCCGATGCCCGACATCTGGCATCTCATCACCGACAACGACATCCGCGCGTACAACCTGCCGAGCGGCGTGATGTTCGACATGCATCGCGAGGTCGCGGCGAAACGTCCAGGCGTGTTGACCAAGGTCGGCCTCGATACCTATGTCGATCCTGAACGCCAGGGCGGCGCGATGAACGCGCAGGCCGCCGAACATCCCATCGTCGAAAAGGTCACGTTCGCGGGCGACGAGTGGCTGCACTACAAAAACTTCGTGCCGCGCGTTGCAATCGTGCGCGCAACGACAGCGGATGAACGCGGCAACCTGTCGTTCGAACACGAAGGCGCGCTGCTGGGCGGACGCGATCAGGCGCTAGCCGTGCGCAATAACGGCGGCATCGTCATCGCGCAAGTGAAGCGTGTCGTGAAGGTCGGTTCGCTGCATACGCAGCAGGTACACATTCCGTGCAATCTCGTCGATTACGTGGTCGTTGACGCCGAGCAGAAGCAGACGACACAGATCGAATACGACCCGGAAATCAGCGGCGAAATCAAACTGCCCGAAAGCGCATTCGCGTTTGCCGAATGGCACGCGGACAAGGTCATCGCACGCCGGGCGGCAATGGAACTCGCGCAGAACGATGCGGTGAATCTGGGCTTCGGCATCTCTGCAAACGTACCGCGCATTCTGCTCGAAGAAGGCTACCGCGACGACGTGACATGGGTCATCGAACAAGGCGCTGTCGGCGGCGTGCCCTTGCTCGGTTTCGCCTTCGGATGCTCGGGCAATGCCGACGCCATCATGCCTTCGCCTTCGCAATTCGTGTACTTCCAGGGCGGCGGCTTCGATGTATCGCTGCTGTCGTTCCTGCAAGTGGACCGCTTCGGCAATGTGAACGTGTCGAAGCTGCCGAGCAAGCCTTATCTCACTGCCGGATGCGGCGGCTTCATCGACATCACGACGCATGCGAAGCGTGTGGTCTTTAGCGGCTATTTCACGGCGGGCGCAAAGATCGAAGTCGGCGATGGACGTCTGAAGATCGTCAAGGAAGGCAAGAAGAAGTTCATCGCCGATGTGGACCACGTGACCTTCAGCGGACGTATGGGACGACAGCGGAATCAGCAAGCGTTGTATGTCACGGAACGCTGCGTGATCCAACTCAGCGACAAGGGTCTCGAAGTGATCGAGATCGCGCCCGGCATCGATCTGCAAAAGGATGTACTCGACCAGTGCGATATCGAGTTGGCCGTCTCCCCTGCCCTGAAGACGATGGATGCATCCATTTTCACGGACGCTCCGTTCGGTCTGAAGCTGAAGGAGGCGCGTCATGGCTGA
- a CDS encoding Gfo/Idh/MocA family protein — translation MTERIRWALIGASTIADEWMVNAIRSQPDGEIATVVSGSAERAREFAEKHAIPSHSADLDAVLADPSITAVYISSTNEKHLPQVLAAAKAGKHVLCEKPLALAEDEAAQMIEACASHGVKLGTNHHLRCAATHRKMRELIRAGAIGTPLFVRVFHAVSLPPHLRGWRIERPDAGGGVILDISVHDIDTLRFLLDDEPVEVSAMTSSGTMSTTGLADGVMAIVRFKNGVLAQLHDAFTVPYAPTGLEIHGTEGSLFAKDVMTQRPVGEITLRSAEGTRDIEVEPRDLYCTAVAQFHRSITEGQHPAATGIDGYRSLVAALSLVKSAEAGGHVTVPSRFAE, via the coding sequence ATGACAGAAAGAATCCGCTGGGCGCTGATCGGCGCCAGCACCATCGCCGACGAATGGATGGTCAACGCCATCCGCTCGCAGCCTGACGGCGAGATCGCCACCGTGGTGAGCGGCAGCGCGGAGCGTGCACGCGAGTTTGCTGAAAAGCACGCCATACCTTCGCACTCGGCAGACCTCGACGCCGTACTCGCCGACCCGTCTATCACGGCCGTCTACATCAGCAGCACCAACGAGAAACATCTGCCGCAAGTGCTCGCGGCGGCGAAAGCCGGCAAGCACGTGCTGTGCGAAAAGCCCCTCGCGCTGGCGGAAGACGAAGCGGCGCAAATGATCGAAGCGTGCGCCTCCCACGGCGTGAAGCTCGGCACGAACCATCATCTGCGTTGCGCGGCGACGCACCGGAAGATGCGCGAACTCATTCGCGCCGGCGCAATCGGCACGCCCCTCTTCGTACGCGTCTTCCATGCGGTCTCGCTGCCGCCACATCTGCGCGGCTGGCGTATCGAACGGCCCGATGCGGGCGGCGGCGTGATTCTCGACATCTCCGTTCACGACATCGACACGCTGCGCTTCCTGCTCGACGACGAACCCGTCGAAGTCAGCGCCATGACGTCGTCGGGAACGATGTCGACGACGGGACTCGCGGACGGCGTGATGGCGATCGTGCGCTTCAAAAACGGCGTGCTCGCGCAACTCCACGATGCGTTCACCGTGCCCTACGCGCCCACGGGGCTCGAAATTCACGGCACGGAGGGTTCGCTGTTCGCGAAGGACGTGATGACGCAGCGCCCGGTCGGCGAGATCACGTTGCGCTCGGCAGAAGGCACGCGAGACATCGAAGTCGAACCTCGCGACCTGTATTGCACGGCCGTCGCGCAATTCCATCGCTCGATTACGGAAGGACAGCACCCTGCCGCGACGGGTATCGATGGTTATCGCTCGCTCGTCGCCGCGCTGTCGCTCGTGAAATCCGCCGAAGCAGGCGGCCACGTGACGGTGCCATCCCGTTTCGCTGAATAA
- a CDS encoding enoyl-CoA hydratase/isomerase family protein, with protein MADQQLIQIEKTNAVAVVTLNRPDKLNALTPEMLDQLEAGAAQLESDASVRAVVLTGAGERAFCVGADINQWSALAPLDMWRVWVSRGHRIFDRWAALRLPVVAAINGPAFGGGLELAAVADVRVADPAATFALPEASIATCPGWSGTQRLVSLIGPSHVKSLALTAKRIDAQRAYGIGLVDEISTPKESVAAAIAIAEKIATLAPVSVQLTKQLINAASGFGTGATLEAMAGALSASTHDAREGMASFRERRPAQYEGQ; from the coding sequence ATGGCTGACCAGCAACTGATCCAGATCGAGAAGACGAACGCCGTTGCTGTCGTCACCCTCAATCGGCCGGACAAGCTCAACGCGCTGACACCGGAAATGCTCGATCAACTCGAAGCCGGAGCGGCACAGCTTGAATCGGATGCGAGCGTGCGCGCCGTCGTGCTGACAGGCGCGGGTGAACGTGCCTTCTGTGTCGGCGCCGACATCAACCAGTGGTCGGCACTCGCGCCGCTCGACATGTGGCGCGTATGGGTCTCACGCGGTCATCGTATTTTCGACCGCTGGGCAGCGCTGCGTCTGCCCGTCGTCGCGGCGATCAACGGCCCCGCATTCGGCGGCGGCCTCGAACTGGCCGCAGTCGCCGATGTGCGCGTCGCGGACCCGGCTGCCACGTTCGCACTGCCCGAAGCGAGTATCGCGACCTGCCCCGGCTGGTCCGGCACGCAACGGCTGGTTTCGCTGATTGGTCCGAGCCATGTGAAGTCGCTTGCGCTCACGGCGAAGCGGATCGACGCGCAACGCGCATACGGCATCGGACTGGTCGACGAAATCTCCACGCCGAAAGAGTCCGTTGCGGCAGCCATCGCCATCGCTGAAAAGATCGCGACGCTCGCACCCGTCTCCGTGCAACTGACGAAGCAACTGATCAACGCCGCCTCGGGATTCGGGACCGGCGCAACCCTGGAAGCCATGGCGGGCGCTCTGTCCGCGTCGACGCACGACGCCCGCGAAGGCATGGCCAGTTTCCGCGAACGGCGCCCGGCGCAATACGAGGGTCAATGA
- a CDS encoding MFS transporter: MDRRLLILALGMFAMGTDNFVVAGILPGVAASLHTSVSLAGLMVTFYALTYAVAAPVMAALAGGWPRKLLLVSALGIFVAGNMVSAVAVDLHWVLFSRALSGFGAALFSPTALGVASALAPPEKRGRALAAVTAGLTGATALGSPIGTFIGGFGSWRTTLWFVTLLGMVAMIGVWTMLPSVPRPAPVRLRERLAPVRDVRIALTLLTSLFAFGGFLMVYTYAGVVLQRVTHGDERILAGMFLLWGVAATAGNLLAGRLVDRFESRNIINAMLWVAVINFCALPWTSAHAFSAAVSLVIWGICGWGLIVPQQHRLVHLKPGVAPLLLALNNTATYIGLACSGVLGGAVLQSIGGQYLSLVAAALIAIAFVLAEAAHRCMQRSSIQQRATINRETEPV; the protein is encoded by the coding sequence ATGGATCGTCGACTACTGATACTGGCCCTGGGCATGTTCGCCATGGGCACCGACAACTTCGTCGTCGCGGGTATTCTTCCCGGCGTCGCTGCGTCGCTGCATACATCCGTCAGCCTCGCGGGGCTGATGGTCACCTTTTACGCACTGACCTACGCGGTGGCTGCTCCCGTCATGGCGGCTCTGGCGGGCGGCTGGCCGCGCAAGCTCCTGCTGGTTTCCGCGCTAGGCATTTTCGTCGCCGGCAACATGGTCAGCGCGGTCGCCGTGGACTTGCACTGGGTTTTGTTCAGCCGCGCGCTGTCGGGATTCGGCGCCGCTCTGTTCTCGCCGACTGCATTGGGCGTTGCGTCCGCGCTCGCACCGCCGGAGAAACGCGGCCGTGCGTTAGCTGCCGTAACGGCGGGATTGACCGGGGCGACAGCGCTCGGCTCACCGATCGGCACGTTTATCGGTGGATTCGGCAGTTGGAGAACGACCCTCTGGTTCGTCACGCTGCTCGGGATGGTGGCGATGATCGGCGTCTGGACGATGCTGCCATCCGTTCCCCGCCCTGCACCCGTCAGGTTGCGAGAACGTCTTGCACCCGTGCGCGATGTGCGGATCGCGCTCACCTTGCTCACTTCGTTGTTCGCCTTCGGCGGGTTCCTGATGGTCTACACGTATGCGGGCGTGGTGCTGCAGCGTGTCACGCACGGCGACGAACGGATTCTTGCCGGGATGTTCCTGCTGTGGGGCGTGGCGGCGACGGCCGGGAACCTGCTGGCCGGCCGTCTCGTGGACCGATTCGAGAGCCGCAACATTATCAACGCGATGCTTTGGGTTGCCGTCATCAATTTTTGCGCGTTGCCGTGGACATCCGCACATGCATTCAGCGCCGCGGTGTCGCTCGTGATCTGGGGCATATGCGGATGGGGGCTGATCGTCCCGCAACAACATCGGCTGGTGCACCTCAAGCCGGGCGTGGCGCCGCTGCTGCTGGCCCTCAACAATACCGCGACATACATCGGGCTCGCGTGCTCCGGCGTGCTTGGCGGTGCCGTGCTGCAGTCGATCGGCGGGCAGTACCTGAGCCTCGTTGCGGCTGCGTTGATTGCGATCGCTTTCGTGCTTGCAGAAGCCGCGCATCGTTGCATGCAGAGGTCGTCCATACAGCAGCGCGCGACGATCAATCGCGAGACCGAGCCTGTCTGA
- a CDS encoding carboxymuconolactone decarboxylase family protein has product MKRLDYTQIAPAGIKALGGVYGYVTQSGLSPILVDLVYLRVSQINNCAYCLDMHTRDLLKRGQKVEKLTLVQAWAEAGTLFDERERTALAWAETVTRVADTGVPDDAYQAARKVFDEREIVDLTIAIGLMNAYNRMAISFRNPPQAAL; this is encoded by the coding sequence ATGAAACGTCTCGACTACACCCAGATTGCACCCGCAGGCATCAAGGCCCTTGGAGGCGTGTATGGATACGTCACGCAAAGCGGCCTCTCGCCAATACTGGTCGATCTCGTCTACCTGCGAGTTTCACAAATCAATAACTGCGCGTATTGCCTGGATATGCACACGCGCGATCTGCTCAAAAGAGGCCAGAAGGTCGAGAAGCTCACACTGGTGCAGGCATGGGCGGAAGCTGGCACGCTATTCGATGAGCGCGAACGTACGGCCTTGGCGTGGGCAGAAACAGTGACGCGCGTGGCGGACACCGGCGTTCCCGATGATGCATACCAGGCCGCGCGGAAGGTATTCGACGAGCGAGAAATCGTGGATCTGACGATCGCGATAGGGTTGATGAACGCGTATAACCGGATGGCAATCAGCTTTCGGAATCCACCGCAGGCGGCGCTGTAA
- a CDS encoding LacI family DNA-binding transcriptional regulator, producing MKSGPTIQDIAAAAGVSKSTVSLVLQESPRIKAETADKVREAARALGYVYNRGAAILRGRRSTTIGMVINDLTNPFFVELLVAIERVLAQAGYTTLMAHTAESLETQTRVLRSMREQNVAGLIMSPALGTPDELPAEIQSWGIPLVLVMRPMGPDVDTIGVDNSYGFALATEHLIGQGHTRIAFAGNRKGYAVANQRRQGYLSAMAEHSLPVDDHWIIDVPLTPEGGRNAVRAIFDMKPRPTAVVCYNDQVAIGVLHELDRMGKRAGKALAVVGCDNVVAAEHTNPPLTTLFAGADKLGTIASETLLARLSETSEDEKPPVQYFAVPELVVRESSIGAGSSRASAA from the coding sequence ATGAAATCTGGACCGACCATTCAGGACATTGCCGCTGCGGCTGGCGTATCGAAATCGACGGTGTCGCTCGTTTTGCAGGAAAGTCCGCGTATCAAGGCCGAAACGGCCGACAAGGTGCGCGAGGCGGCTCGCGCGCTCGGCTATGTCTACAACCGCGGGGCGGCCATCCTGCGCGGAAGGCGCAGCACGACGATCGGCATGGTGATCAACGATCTGACCAATCCGTTTTTCGTCGAATTGCTGGTGGCGATCGAGCGGGTGTTGGCTCAAGCCGGATATACGACGCTGATGGCCCACACTGCCGAAAGCCTCGAAACGCAGACGAGGGTTCTGCGGTCCATGCGCGAGCAGAATGTCGCTGGACTGATCATGTCTCCCGCACTTGGGACGCCGGATGAGTTGCCCGCCGAAATTCAGTCGTGGGGAATTCCACTTGTACTGGTCATGCGTCCGATGGGGCCCGACGTCGATACCATTGGTGTCGACAACAGCTACGGATTCGCATTAGCTACCGAGCATCTGATCGGGCAGGGACATACGCGCATCGCTTTCGCTGGCAACCGGAAGGGCTATGCAGTTGCCAATCAACGCAGGCAGGGCTATCTGTCGGCGATGGCGGAGCACTCACTGCCTGTCGATGACCACTGGATCATCGATGTCCCTTTGACGCCGGAGGGTGGGCGCAATGCGGTCCGCGCGATCTTCGACATGAAGCCGCGGCCGACGGCCGTGGTTTGCTACAACGATCAGGTCGCAATCGGCGTGCTGCACGAACTCGACAGAATGGGCAAGCGCGCGGGCAAGGCTCTGGCAGTTGTGGGTTGTGACAATGTCGTCGCGGCCGAGCACACCAATCCGCCTTTGACGACGCTGTTCGCAGGCGCGGATAAGCTCGGCACCATTGCTAGCGAGACGCTGCTGGCTCGACTGAGCGAAACCTCTGAAGACGAAAAGCCGCCAGTGCAATACTTTGCGGTGCCTGAACTCGTTGTCAGGGAATCGAGTATCGGTGCGGGGTCATCTCGCGCCAGTGCTGCGTAA